One genomic region from Thermodesulfobacteriota bacterium encodes:
- a CDS encoding GTP-binding protein: protein MGKKKFERKKPHVNIGTIGHIDHGKTTLTSAITSVLSKAGYAEHIPFDQIDKAPEERERGITIATAHVEYETDKRHYAHVDCPGHADYIKNMITGAAQMD from the coding sequence ATGGGGAAGAAGAAATTTGAGCGTAAGAAGCCGCATGTAAACATAGGGACGATAGGGCATATAGATCATGGTAAGACGACGTTAACGAGTGCGATAACGTCGGTGTTATCGAAGGCGGGATATGCGGAGCATATACCGTTTGATCAGATAGACAAGGCGCCGGAGGAGAGGGAGAGGGGAATAACGATAGCGACGGCGCATGTGGAGTATGAGACGGATAAGCGGCATTATGCGCATGTGGACTGTCCCGGGCATGCCGACTATATAAAGAATATGATAACGGGAGCGGCGCAGATGGACG
- the hisD gene encoding histidinol dehydrogenase: MISLVRADSEEGRQRLRALGTRQINFAKDHELAVAGILEEVRTGGDKALIKYIRQFDAPDLKKSSLRVKAAEFKNAYRRVDKNFYATLNKAIRQIEDFHSRQREQSWIVTRENGSMVGQLVRPVDIAGLYVPGGKGGETPLISSVLMNAIPARIAGVPRIVLTTPPSPGGEVNPYLLVAAQEVGIEEVYKAGSAWGIAALAFGTRTVPKVDVIVGPGNVYVTLAKKLLSGMVGIDMIAGPSEVLVIADATARPEIVAADLLSQAEHDALATAVLLTPSVKLAHAVIAFLKKQIKQLVRHEIARASLEQNGVIFVVDDVADAIRIANEIAPEHLELIVQEPFAWLGEIRHAGAVFMGEFSPEPMGDYIAGPNHVLPTMGTARFATALGVQHFLKRTSLIYYTEKGFVQDAGDVIRMAEREGLTAHARAVSIRLKR; encoded by the coding sequence ATGATCTCCTTAGTTCGTGCTGATAGTGAAGAGGGCCGTCAAAGATTACGCGCCCTTGGGACCAGGCAAATCAACTTTGCTAAAGATCATGAGTTGGCTGTAGCCGGGATTCTGGAAGAGGTGCGGACCGGCGGTGATAAGGCCCTTATTAAATATATACGCCAATTTGATGCGCCTGATCTAAAAAAATCTTCTTTGAGAGTTAAAGCGGCGGAGTTCAAAAATGCCTATAGGCGGGTGGATAAAAATTTCTATGCTACTTTGAATAAGGCCATTCGTCAGATTGAGGATTTTCACTCCAGGCAGCGAGAACAGTCCTGGATAGTAACCAGAGAAAACGGGTCCATGGTCGGCCAGTTGGTTCGTCCGGTAGATATTGCCGGCCTGTATGTACCCGGCGGCAAGGGGGGAGAGACGCCGCTTATCTCGTCTGTATTAATGAATGCCATTCCGGCCCGGATAGCCGGTGTCCCACGAATTGTCCTTACCACCCCGCCCTCTCCCGGGGGCGAAGTAAATCCGTACTTGTTGGTGGCGGCACAGGAAGTGGGTATAGAAGAGGTCTATAAGGCGGGTAGCGCCTGGGGTATTGCAGCGCTGGCCTTTGGCACCCGGACAGTGCCAAAAGTAGATGTAATCGTTGGTCCGGGCAATGTTTACGTGACATTGGCGAAGAAACTATTATCCGGTATGGTAGGCATAGATATGATCGCCGGCCCAAGCGAGGTATTGGTTATTGCCGACGCTACAGCTCGTCCCGAGATCGTTGCTGCCGACCTCTTATCTCAGGCTGAACACGACGCCCTGGCCACAGCGGTATTGCTTACCCCGTCGGTAAAACTGGCACATGCGGTAATAGCTTTTCTCAAAAAACAAATCAAGCAATTGGTGCGGCATGAGATCGCCCGGGCCTCATTGGAGCAGAATGGGGTTATATTTGTGGTAGATGATGTGGCAGATGCCATACGGATAGCTAATGAAATTGCTCCGGAGCACTTGGAGCTTATAGTGCAGGAACCTTTTGCCTGGCTGGGTGAGATAAGGCATGCCGGCGCGGTATTTATGGGAGAATTTTCGCCGGAACCCATGGGGGACTATATAGCCGGTCCCAATCATGTCCTCCCCACGATGGGTACGGCCCGCTTTGCTACTGCCCTGGGGGTTCAGCATTTTTTAAAGAGGACCAGCCTTATTTATTATACCGAGAAGGGTTTTGTTCAGGATGCCGGAGATGTTATTCGAATGGCAGAGAGGGAAGGGCTTACTGCCCACGCCCGGGCGGTATCTATCCGGCTGAAGAGATAG
- a CDS encoding glucose-1-phosphate thymidylyltransferase encodes MLKPEDLFDLEGFHHRDLFAGVNLVWEALPKLKAYLLQAIAVNPVTGLPLSIPLRATLAVHEGKLLQKGIEIIPGDATKGKMKVVKNGKVLEGASVLYAGCVLADEGIAIGRGIVVEPGALIKGPTIIGDQTEVRQGAYIRGTCLVGAHCIVGHTTEIKNSIMLDGAKAGHFAYMGDSILGSNCNLGAGTKLANLKLLNAPITIRIQGKEYPTLLRKLGAILGDGVQTGCNSVTNPGTILGQRSLVYPNTTVKSGYYPPGSVIR; translated from the coding sequence TTGCTAAAGCCGGAAGACCTATTTGACCTGGAAGGGTTCCATCACCGGGACTTATTCGCGGGGGTTAATCTGGTTTGGGAAGCGTTACCAAAATTAAAAGCCTACCTATTGCAGGCTATAGCGGTTAACCCTGTAACCGGCCTGCCTCTTTCTATACCACTTAGGGCCACCCTGGCGGTACATGAAGGGAAACTACTGCAAAAAGGTATAGAGATAATACCCGGAGATGCCACCAAGGGAAAGATGAAGGTCGTCAAAAACGGAAAGGTTCTGGAGGGGGCCTCTGTTTTGTATGCCGGCTGTGTCCTGGCGGATGAAGGAATAGCTATTGGCCGCGGCATAGTCGTTGAGCCCGGGGCCCTGATCAAAGGCCCGACCATAATAGGCGATCAGACGGAGGTCCGTCAGGGCGCTTATATCCGGGGGACTTGCCTGGTTGGCGCGCATTGTATAGTAGGGCATACCACCGAGATAAAAAACTCTATCATGCTGGATGGCGCCAAGGCCGGACATTTTGCCTACATGGGAGATAGCATCCTGGGAAGCAACTGCAACCTCGGGGCCGGAACCAAATTGGCCAACCTGAAACTCCTTAATGCACCTATCACTATCAGGATTCAAGGGAAAGAATATCCCACCCTGCTCCGTAAACTCGGCGCAATCTTAGGTGACGGCGTACAAACGGGCTGCAACTCGGTCACCAATCCAGGGACTATCCTTGGACAAAGATCATTGGTCTATCCAAATACCACAGTCAAAAGCGGTTACTATCCCCCCGGATCCGTCATCCGCTAA
- a CDS encoding peptidylprolyl isomerase: MKRSSLVVLSICLGVVCLLVSSLTWADKSAKNDKIVAKAGKQVLTAEALDQRVNSLPPEYQKMIRQNPQFKQNLIDRWVQISLLSQEARARKLDRNKALAEKINELVDTLLAQEFVTKYVFDKIKVTDKEITNYYSEHKAEFEEPEMVKARHILVRVSSEAKPDDWGAAEIRIREIKKRLDGGEDFAAVAQASSEDPGSKDKGGELGFFPRGQMVPEFEKAAFALRTGEVSEPVKTAFGYHIIKAEDRKEAKTKVFDEVKEEVKNRLIETKQEEAMGKLFLELKNKYGVTITP; the protein is encoded by the coding sequence ATGAAAAGATCAAGTCTGGTTGTTCTATCTATCTGTCTGGGAGTTGTCTGTCTTTTAGTATCATCCCTGACCTGGGCAGATAAGTCTGCAAAAAATGATAAGATCGTCGCTAAGGCAGGCAAACAGGTCTTGACGGCTGAGGCCCTCGACCAAAGGGTGAATTCTTTACCGCCGGAATATCAGAAGATGATCAGGCAAAACCCTCAATTCAAACAAAATCTCATTGATCGCTGGGTACAAATCTCTTTGCTCTCTCAGGAAGCGCGAGCCCGTAAGCTGGATCGCAACAAGGCCCTGGCCGAAAAAATCAATGAGCTGGTCGATACCCTCCTGGCCCAGGAATTTGTAACTAAATATGTCTTTGATAAGATTAAGGTAACAGATAAAGAGATAACCAACTATTATTCTGAGCATAAAGCCGAATTTGAAGAGCCGGAGATGGTCAAGGCACGGCATATCCTGGTCAGGGTTTCATCTGAAGCCAAACCCGATGACTGGGGGGCAGCAGAAATCCGGATACGCGAAATCAAGAAGCGTCTGGATGGAGGAGAGGATTTCGCTGCGGTGGCCCAGGCTTCCTCAGAAGATCCGGGCAGCAAAGATAAGGGGGGCGAACTCGGATTCTTTCCGCGTGGACAGATGGTTCCGGAATTTGAGAAAGCAGCCTTCGCGCTCAGGACAGGAGAGGTGAGTGAACCCGTGAAGACTGCATTCGGGTATCATATCATCAAAGCAGAAGATAGAAAGGAAGCAAAGACTAAGGTCTTTGATGAAGTTAAGGAAGAGGTCAAAAACAGGTTGATAGAAACAAAGCAGGAAGAAGCTATGGGGAAACTTTTTCTGGAATTAAAAAACAAATACGGCGTAACTATAACTCCATAG
- a CDS encoding adenosine-specific kinase, whose product MDLLTERLDVPANSNIILGQTHFIKSVEDLYEILVGSVPGIKFGLAFCEASGDCLVRVAANDEELKEAAIANAGKIAAGHSFIVIMRNAFPINVLNAIKLCQEVCTIYCATANPVEVIIAQTEQGRGILGVIDGYSPKGVEEEGNITWRLDLLRKLGYKAS is encoded by the coding sequence ATGGATTTATTAACAGAACGTTTGGACGTCCCGGCAAACAGTAATATTATCTTAGGCCAGACCCACTTCATCAAATCCGTGGAAGATCTTTATGAGATATTGGTAGGCTCAGTCCCGGGCATAAAGTTTGGATTGGCTTTTTGTGAGGCCTCCGGCGACTGTCTTGTCCGGGTAGCCGCTAATGATGAAGAACTCAAAGAAGCTGCCATAGCCAACGCCGGAAAGATAGCGGCCGGCCACTCGTTTATAGTTATCATGCGCAACGCCTTTCCTATTAATGTCTTAAATGCCATAAAACTATGCCAGGAAGTATGCACCATTTACTGTGCAACGGCCAATCCTGTAGAGGTGATCATCGCTCAAACAGAACAGGGGCGAGGGATACTCGGAGTCATTGATGGCTATTCACCAAAGGGGGTAGAGGAAGAAGGTAATATAACCTGGCGGCTGGATTTACTGAGAAAACTAGGGTACAAGGCCTCTTAA
- a CDS encoding diguanylate cyclase codes for MEKQKILAVDDDPFIRALLAEIMDKLGHECDVAEDGLAALDKLAADSYTIVITDIKMPRLDGVELTKKVKEKYNNTDIIVITAYNADYKYTDVIRAGASDFISKPFNIDELEAKFNRIIRERTLRHELETLSIRDALTNIYNRRHFNVKLEEESYRAYRQGYNLFLILMDIDDFKDFNDQKGHQEGDILLHKLGEVILSSVRENVDWGFRYGGDEFAVIVTQATEDQAKKIAERIRTKYNAEHLEPTSLSIGLAKLIYSPSLTPQENMDILIRAADKALYSAKSAGGDRITLAEA; via the coding sequence ATGGAAAAACAGAAAATACTGGCCGTAGATGATGATCCGTTTATTCGGGCCCTCCTGGCAGAGATTATGGACAAGCTGGGGCATGAATGTGATGTGGCTGAAGATGGCCTGGCTGCCCTGGATAAACTAGCCGCCGATTCTTACACCATCGTGATCACAGACATAAAAATGCCCCGTTTGGACGGGGTTGAATTAACCAAAAAAGTAAAAGAAAAGTACAACAACACGGATATAATAGTTATTACTGCCTACAATGCAGACTACAAATACACCGATGTAATAAGGGCCGGGGCCAGCGATTTTATATCCAAGCCTTTTAATATAGATGAACTGGAAGCCAAATTTAACCGCATCATTCGTGAAAGAACCTTGCGTCATGAATTGGAAACCCTTTCTATAAGGGATGCACTAACAAACATCTATAACCGGCGACATTTTAACGTCAAACTGGAAGAGGAATCTTACCGGGCGTACCGCCAGGGCTACAATCTATTTCTTATCCTCATGGACATAGATGACTTTAAAGACTTTAACGATCAAAAGGGACACCAAGAAGGAGATATTCTACTTCACAAACTGGGAGAGGTAATCCTGTCTTCTGTGCGCGAAAACGTGGACTGGGGGTTTAGATACGGTGGGGATGAATTTGCTGTTATTGTCACTCAAGCCACCGAAGACCAAGCCAAGAAGATAGCCGAACGTATCCGGACAAAATACAATGCTGAACACCTGGAGCCAACTTCCTTGAGCATTGGCCTGGCTAAGCTCATCTACAGCCCCAGCCTAACCCCACAAGAAAATATGGATATCCTCATCCGTGCCGCAGACAAAGCCCTTTACAGCGCAAAAAGCGCAGGGGGCGATCGAATTACTTTAGCCGAGGCTTAA
- a CDS encoding zinc ribbon domain-containing protein, with protein MPTYEYQCMKCNEVFTVVLSLAEHEKKKASCPKCKSKKVKQQISHFMTKTSRKT; from the coding sequence ATGCCCACGTATGAATATCAATGTATGAAATGCAATGAAGTCTTCACGGTAGTGTTAAGCCTTGCAGAACATGAAAAGAAAAAGGCCTCCTGCCCAAAATGCAAAAGTAAAAAGGTCAAACAGCAGATTAGTCACTTTATGACCAAGACTTCCAGGAAAACCTAG
- the hisA gene encoding 1-(5-phosphoribosyl)-5-[(5-phosphoribosylamino)methylideneamino]imidazole-4-carboxamide isomerase codes for MIVVPAIDLKQGRCVRLRQGDMAQETVFSNNPVEMALRWESDGAELLHIVDLDGAVSKRPANHESIKNILSALKIPVQVGGGIRDSETIKTYLSWGVDRVILGTVAHRNPDLVKEMCRIFPGRIVVGIDARNGKVAVEGWTETTDTDVLTLAQKYEDFGVRAIIFTDIKRDGMQTGPNIEATKDLARSVGVPIYVAGGVSTLDDIKKIAAIEDYGVEGVITGRAIYSGTLIFREAVLFTRSPAAAR; via the coding sequence ATGATTGTTGTGCCGGCTATAGACTTGAAACAAGGCCGATGTGTTCGGCTGAGACAGGGCGATATGGCTCAGGAAACGGTGTTTTCCAACAACCCGGTGGAGATGGCGCTTAGATGGGAATCGGATGGGGCAGAATTGCTGCATATTGTGGATTTAGACGGCGCGGTAAGTAAAAGACCGGCAAACCACGAAAGTATCAAAAATATTCTTTCGGCGTTAAAAATACCGGTGCAGGTTGGTGGCGGTATCCGTGATAGTGAGACCATTAAGACATATCTTTCCTGGGGTGTAGATAGGGTGATTCTGGGCACGGTAGCCCACAGAAATCCAGACCTGGTGAAGGAGATGTGCCGCATCTTTCCGGGAAGGATTGTGGTTGGAATCGATGCCAGAAATGGAAAAGTGGCTGTCGAAGGGTGGACAGAAACAACGGATACCGATGTCCTGACGCTGGCCCAAAAATACGAAGATTTTGGAGTGCGGGCCATCATTTTTACCGATATCAAACGCGATGGTATGCAGACTGGCCCCAATATCGAAGCTACGAAAGATCTGGCCCGTTCGGTAGGCGTGCCTATCTACGTCGCCGGCGGGGTTTCGACGCTGGATGATATTAAGAAAATCGCGGCCATAGAAGATTACGGTGTAGAAGGAGTCATTACGGGTAGGGCAATTTATAGCGGGACGTTAATTTTCCGGGAGGCCGTATTGTTTACACGAAGCCCGGCCGCCGCACGCTAG
- the hisB gene encoding imidazoleglycerol-phosphate dehydratase HisB, protein MNKKPGRKAKVERKTKETDISLKFSLDGEGKSDINSGIAFLDHMLTLFAAHGFFDLVLRARGDIEVDFHHTVEDIGICLGDALREALGEKQGIRRYGQAIIPMDEALCQVAIDISNRPLLVYNVKMRQGKVGMFDTQLVPEFLQALATRGGITLHVNVMYGRNAHHIIEAVFKALGRALDMATSLDGRVSGVISTKGLI, encoded by the coding sequence ATGAACAAGAAACCAGGGCGTAAGGCCAAAGTAGAAAGAAAGACGAAAGAAACGGATATTTCTCTGAAATTCAGCCTGGATGGAGAGGGTAAAAGCGATATCAATAGCGGTATTGCCTTCCTCGATCACATGCTCACCCTTTTTGCCGCCCATGGATTTTTTGACCTGGTCTTAAGGGCCAGGGGAGATATAGAAGTGGATTTCCATCATACCGTTGAGGATATTGGTATATGTCTGGGAGACGCCTTGCGGGAGGCCCTGGGTGAAAAACAGGGGATAAGGCGCTATGGGCAGGCCATCATTCCGATGGATGAGGCATTGTGCCAGGTGGCAATAGATATCTCCAACAGGCCGTTGCTGGTCTATAATGTTAAAATGAGACAGGGCAAGGTAGGGATGTTTGACACACAATTGGTCCCTGAGTTCCTGCAAGCCCTTGCCACGCGCGGGGGTATCACTCTCCATGTTAATGTTATGTATGGCCGGAATGCCCACCATATAATTGAAGCTGTTTTTAAGGCCCTGGGGAGGGCTTTGGACATGGCTACCAGCTTAGATGGCCGGGTTAGTGGTGTAATTTCAACCAAGGGTCTTATTTAA
- a CDS encoding PD-(D/E)XK nuclease family protein: MGYLTARTTQELQAKIIEKADEETLILTPGRRLARRLRHAFRMSQIEQGRRAWLPPKIATLNSWLNETWLESWPEECIISDIACLCLWKEAVEETALPEGLESDIGLYRLLDETYSAIIRHKIPPLPRDYLSPLIVWRQKVIEIFEGRLKAKGYVHPAFLPALIKDNLKDGSCALPKQILCVGFESPAPVENDLLTGLAKDYGAVICSTESNEPPYLKAVSLPDVEQEVMWLAQDVLKKAQDTPLHRIGVVVPNMSAYAPLVSRVFQELIGSPTAEKGEIFMPQEGTKNNGDNPPLPPFSKGGALSGGNYNISLGESLLSQPLIQAALLPLRLMLEGEKRVSFLSLLLSPYYGLWGRHRDILAQADRVWREYSADQGLGDLLYILQKKKPEILSVIHPPGHDLARLIQSLTGKRTGAGWIETLSRLWDITQFPAIGNEHENGIFKHLEENLSTLANNLGEGKLDASTFYAWLKYGLEETKVNVPGYEEAGIQVIGLIESRGLSFDHLYVVGLSAGSLPQPVRHFPLLAREEKSLVQGATIDSQHLFAEQAFAHLMTVAPAVTLTRPLEEKSDLLPASPFWPEGEENTAVNYWLEPGQASLRAGWLRQAHEGWRDYPIPYPNEDTPFVPAPLPDELSVTAIEKAISCPFKFFADTVLRLSELPEPTIGISSQEKGNRLHRLFALFTSRMRKQGVSLTDAGQSESILKECIAEALADVTDNPYWQIERERWSGLLSAWLCLERKRGEEGWRWLLEEANFSSLQNASWPFTVHGRIDRIDINDGERKICCWDYKTGSAPPPTDIHTHFLAPQLPLYLLALRNGKISLPVSFQNLAGYISLKSEGEVQFGEPVKDEAGWETCLSAWEKEITSLGQRLSAGNFPADPKPIPKGHRNGACQYCPYLTLCTYWKKEEENGHV, encoded by the coding sequence ATGGGCTACTTAACCGCGCGTACCACCCAGGAACTACAGGCTAAAATCATAGAAAAGGCCGACGAGGAGACTCTAATCCTCACCCCGGGTCGCCGTCTGGCGCGTCGGCTCCGCCATGCCTTCCGTATGTCCCAAATTGAACAGGGTCGGCGGGCCTGGCTGCCACCAAAGATAGCAACCCTGAACTCCTGGTTAAACGAGACATGGCTTGAATCCTGGCCGGAGGAATGCATTATTTCGGATATAGCATGCCTTTGCCTCTGGAAAGAAGCGGTTGAGGAAACAGCCCTGCCCGAAGGCCTCGAATCTGACATCGGACTATATCGACTTCTCGATGAGACCTATTCGGCAATCATCCGCCACAAGATACCGCCACTACCCAGGGATTACCTCTCCCCCCTTATTGTCTGGCGGCAAAAGGTCATAGAAATTTTCGAAGGCCGCCTGAAGGCAAAAGGATACGTCCACCCGGCCTTTTTGCCTGCTCTTATAAAAGATAACTTAAAGGACGGTAGCTGTGCCCTGCCTAAACAAATTCTCTGCGTCGGCTTTGAGTCTCCGGCGCCGGTCGAAAACGACCTTCTGACCGGTCTGGCTAAAGACTATGGGGCTGTAATCTGCTCCACAGAATCAAACGAACCACCCTACCTAAAGGCCGTGAGCCTCCCGGACGTGGAGCAAGAGGTCATGTGGCTGGCCCAGGATGTACTGAAAAAGGCACAGGACACGCCACTGCACCGGATCGGGGTAGTCGTACCCAACATGAGCGCCTACGCGCCGCTTGTATCCCGGGTATTCCAGGAATTGATCGGCAGCCCCACTGCCGAAAAAGGTGAAATATTCATGCCCCAAGAAGGCACAAAGAACAACGGAGATAATCCCCCCTTACCCCCCTTTAGTAAGGGGGGGGCATTATCAGGGGGGAATTACAATATCTCCCTCGGAGAATCACTCCTCAGTCAGCCCCTCATCCAGGCTGCCCTCTTGCCCTTACGTCTTATGCTCGAAGGTGAAAAACGAGTTTCATTTCTTTCCCTGCTGCTTTCACCCTACTATGGCCTCTGGGGCCGCCACCGGGATATCCTTGCCCAGGCGGACCGTGTCTGGCGCGAATACTCTGCCGATCAGGGTCTCGGTGATCTACTGTATATCCTGCAAAAAAAGAAACCGGAAATCTTATCAGTTATCCACCCCCCCGGCCATGACCTGGCCCGTCTTATTCAAAGTCTCACGGGGAAACGGACAGGAGCCGGGTGGATTGAAACGCTTTCCCGCCTGTGGGATATAACGCAATTCCCGGCCATCGGTAACGAGCATGAAAATGGTATATTCAAACACCTCGAGGAAAACCTGAGTACGCTGGCAAATAACCTGGGGGAGGGAAAATTAGATGCATCAACCTTCTATGCGTGGCTTAAATATGGCCTCGAAGAAACCAAAGTCAATGTCCCCGGATACGAAGAAGCGGGCATCCAGGTCATTGGTCTCATCGAGTCCCGCGGCCTGTCTTTTGATCATCTCTATGTAGTTGGCCTTTCAGCCGGAAGCCTCCCCCAACCGGTACGCCACTTTCCTTTGCTCGCCAGAGAAGAGAAAAGTCTGGTACAGGGGGCTACAATTGACAGTCAGCATTTGTTTGCTGAGCAGGCCTTCGCCCATTTGATGACGGTGGCCCCGGCCGTCACTCTCACCCGCCCTCTGGAAGAAAAAAGCGATCTCCTGCCTGCATCTCCTTTCTGGCCGGAAGGTGAAGAAAATACCGCAGTTAACTACTGGCTGGAGCCGGGGCAGGCCTCTCTGCGGGCCGGATGGTTACGCCAAGCCCACGAAGGCTGGCGGGATTATCCCATCCCCTACCCGAATGAAGATACGCCGTTTGTACCTGCGCCCCTTCCAGATGAACTGTCAGTGACAGCTATAGAAAAAGCTATATCCTGTCCCTTTAAATTCTTTGCCGATACCGTATTGCGGCTAAGTGAGCTGCCGGAACCAACTATCGGCATTTCATCCCAGGAAAAGGGGAACAGACTGCACCGGCTCTTTGCCCTGTTCACAAGCCGGATGCGCAAGCAGGGCGTCTCCCTTACCGACGCAGGACAAAGTGAATCCATACTGAAAGAGTGTATAGCTGAGGCGCTGGCCGACGTCACAGATAATCCATACTGGCAGATTGAACGGGAACGCTGGTCAGGGCTGCTGTCCGCCTGGCTCTGCCTGGAAAGAAAGCGGGGGGAGGAAGGCTGGCGTTGGCTCCTCGAAGAGGCCAATTTTTCGAGCCTGCAAAACGCCTCCTGGCCATTTACTGTCCACGGTCGCATCGACCGGATAGATATAAACGATGGGGAACGCAAGATATGTTGCTGGGACTATAAGACCGGCAGCGCCCCTCCGCCCACAGATATACATACCCACTTTCTTGCCCCTCAGCTCCCGTTGTATCTTCTGGCCCTCCGGAATGGAAAGATTTCCCTGCCGGTTTCATTTCAAAATCTGGCCGGGTATATCAGCCTGAAATCCGAGGGAGAAGTCCAGTTCGGTGAGCCGGTCAAAGACGAAGCGGGTTGGGAGACCTGCCTTTCCGCCTGGGAAAAAGAGATCACCAGTCTCGGCCAACGGCTTAGCGCCGGTAACTTCCCGGCCGATCCCAAACCAATACCTAAAGGCCACAGGAACGGGGCCTGCCAGTACTGCCCTTACCTGACCCTTTGCACTTATTGGAAAAAAGAGGAAGAAAACGGCCATGTCTAA